Proteins found in one Mucilaginibacter gracilis genomic segment:
- a CDS encoding FecR family protein, with translation MKKERLQYLLDRYLDNDITNSEFEELDRWYHQLHIKGADLEAWAKEVGGREILLDGLYLDLLRQIEERQKVRRLKPVWKYLPRVAAAVLFFASGVYFASHKKPAAKSLAVIQHDVSPGHNRATLTLANGQKIILTKGLKGTLAQQGQTIITANNQDIAYHSNNKNEKISYNILTTARGEQSPYPLVLADGTKVWLDAASSITFPTAFNGVERRVRVTGEAYFEVKHNAAQPFRVQVKDQVIEDIGTTFNINAYDDEPVIQTTLVEGSVRTAGLVIKPGQSVRVSAGNAIVIKDDVEQVTAWRNGQFRFDDEPLESLMRRVARWYDVKIEYEQENYKTETYAGVTTRYANVSQLCSKLEKVGDLKFEIEGRTIRVTAK, from the coding sequence ATGAAGAAAGAAAGGTTGCAATATCTGCTGGATCGTTACTTAGACAACGATATAACCAACTCCGAATTTGAGGAGCTGGATAGGTGGTATCATCAGTTGCACATAAAGGGCGCAGACTTAGAGGCTTGGGCAAAGGAGGTCGGCGGACGCGAAATATTGCTGGACGGCCTCTATCTTGACTTATTAAGGCAGATTGAAGAAAGGCAAAAGGTGAGGCGATTAAAACCGGTTTGGAAATATCTGCCGCGAGTTGCAGCCGCTGTGTTGTTCTTTGCTTCGGGTGTCTATTTTGCGAGTCATAAAAAACCTGCCGCAAAATCACTAGCCGTTATCCAGCATGATGTTTCCCCGGGTCACAACCGCGCTACCTTAACACTTGCGAACGGACAAAAAATCATTTTGACCAAAGGACTAAAGGGCACTTTAGCACAGCAGGGACAAACTATCATAACCGCAAATAATCAGGACATCGCTTATCACAGCAACAACAAAAATGAAAAGATCAGTTATAATATACTCACTACCGCCAGGGGCGAGCAATCGCCCTATCCGCTGGTTTTGGCAGACGGTACTAAGGTGTGGTTGGATGCAGCGTCAAGCATTACTTTTCCTACAGCGTTTAACGGTGTTGAAAGAAGAGTAAGGGTGACTGGTGAGGCTTATTTTGAAGTAAAACACAATGCCGCGCAACCGTTCAGGGTTCAGGTAAAAGACCAGGTGATAGAAGACATTGGCACTACTTTTAATATCAATGCTTATGATGATGAACCGGTCATCCAGACGACGCTGGTTGAAGGTAGCGTTCGTACAGCCGGACTGGTTATAAAGCCTGGTCAATCTGTTAGGGTATCTGCTGGCAATGCAATAGTCATTAAAGATGATGTTGAGCAGGTCACAGCCTGGAGGAACGGGCAATTTCGTTTCGACGACGAACCGCTCGAAAGTCTGATGCGGCGGGTAGCCCGCTGGTACGACGTAAAGATCGAATATGAACAGGAAAACTACAAAACTGAGACTTACGCCGGCGTTACTACGCGTTATGCCAATGTATCGCAATTATGTAGCAAACTGGAAAAAGTTGGTGATCTGAAGTTTGAGATCGAAGGCCGGACTATTAGAGTGACTGCTAAATAA
- a CDS encoding RNA polymerase sigma-70 factor has translation MGRWQNGDDSAFGALYKRHAYALLGIASYKTGDREKAKELVQETFISLCDHRDQISPATPLRAFLYATLKHKLLNEVRRTLNYQKHENYYATLHPVHDDTTQALLASRELEQLMEEQIGKLPPQCQRVFRLSRQSHLTNKEIAAQLDISENTVEQHMRKALRLLRSSLGQFIELGAIIYLLHRP, from the coding sequence ATCGGTCGCTGGCAAAACGGTGATGACAGCGCTTTCGGGGCGTTGTATAAACGCCATGCTTATGCGCTGCTAGGAATAGCCTCATATAAGACTGGGGACCGGGAGAAAGCTAAAGAACTTGTGCAGGAAACTTTTATCAGTTTATGTGACCATCGTGACCAAATCAGCCCGGCCACACCGCTTCGGGCTTTTTTATATGCCACACTAAAACACAAGCTGCTTAACGAAGTTCGCCGCACATTGAACTATCAAAAGCACGAGAATTATTATGCCACACTACATCCGGTCCATGATGATACTACACAAGCGTTATTAGCTAGCCGGGAGTTAGAACAATTGATGGAAGAACAAATTGGTAAACTGCCGCCTCAATGCCAGCGGGTGTTCAGATTGAGCAGGCAATCTCACCTGACCAATAAGGAAATCGCCGCTCAACTTGACATTTCAGAAAATACCGTGGAACAACATATGCGTAAAGCTTTGCGGTTATTGCGCTCGTCCCTGGGGCAGTTCATAGAACTTGGTGCGATTATCTATTTGCTTCATCGTCCATGA